Proteins encoded by one window of Govania unica:
- a CDS encoding alkaline phosphatase: MVRLRFLRFGLISLSLLAISGCAKPVMLAHGPSQTAGPHNVILFIGDGMGVSTLTAMRILAGQLEGKPGEETVLPWETYPHLALIKTYNTNQQVPDSAGTATAIMSGEKTKAGVIGMSDRALRADCASARGAELQTLLEKAAAAGRATGVVTTTRLTHATPATTYAHSPERDWESDAHMPEAAILAGCRDIARQFVEFKFGHGIDVALAGGRKNFMPKDMPDPEYPDQSGGRKDGRNLIGEWQQTYPHGAYVTSKAELDALDLTKTSHLLGLFEPSHMRYEADRKRDKAGEPSLTEMTQTAIRMLARKGKGYFLMVEAGRIDHAHHAGNAYNALHDGVELARAVAAANAITNESDTLIIVTADHSHSFTIAGYPKRGNPILGKVVGSDDHEKDGDADFTHAADGKPYTTLGYYAAPGAVSGARADLSDVDTTAETYRQQAVVPVTSGAHGGEDVAAFARGPNAEALHGVMEQNLLYDVMARALAFP; this comes from the coding sequence ATGGTGCGGTTGCGTTTCTTGCGGTTTGGCTTGATCTCCCTTTCTCTTCTTGCGATCAGCGGTTGCGCGAAGCCGGTGATGCTGGCTCATGGTCCGTCCCAGACTGCAGGTCCGCATAATGTCATTTTGTTCATTGGCGATGGCATGGGGGTGAGCACGCTTACCGCCATGCGCATTCTCGCCGGGCAGCTGGAGGGCAAGCCGGGCGAGGAGACGGTGTTGCCGTGGGAGACTTATCCCCATCTCGCGCTGATCAAAACCTATAACACCAATCAGCAGGTGCCGGATTCAGCCGGCACCGCCACCGCCATCATGAGCGGCGAGAAAACCAAGGCCGGGGTGATCGGCATGAGTGACCGCGCGCTCCGCGCCGACTGCGCGTCGGCGCGCGGGGCGGAGTTGCAGACCCTTCTTGAAAAAGCCGCAGCGGCGGGGCGGGCCACGGGTGTCGTCACCACCACCCGCCTGACCCATGCGACACCGGCCACAACTTACGCCCATAGCCCCGAACGCGACTGGGAAAGCGACGCCCATATGCCAGAAGCCGCGATCCTTGCCGGATGCCGCGATATCGCCCGGCAGTTTGTCGAGTTCAAGTTCGGCCATGGCATTGATGTGGCGCTGGCCGGCGGGCGCAAGAATTTCATGCCCAAAGATATGCCCGATCCCGAATATCCCGACCAAAGCGGCGGCCGCAAAGACGGGCGCAATCTCATCGGCGAATGGCAGCAGACATATCCGCACGGCGCTTATGTCACAAGCAAGGCCGAACTCGATGCGCTCGATCTCACGAAAACGAGCCATCTGCTTGGCCTTTTCGAGCCAAGCCATATGCGCTATGAGGCCGACCGCAAGCGCGACAAAGCCGGTGAACCGTCGCTGACCGAGATGACGCAAACCGCCATCCGCATGCTCGCCCGCAAGGGCAAGGGCTATTTCCTCATGGTCGAGGCTGGGCGCATCGATCATGCTCATCATGCTGGGAATGCCTATAACGCGCTCCATGACGGTGTGGAGCTTGCCCGCGCCGTCGCCGCCGCCAATGCCATAACGAACGAAAGCGACACCCTGATCATCGTTACCGCCGATCATTCGCATAGCTTCACCATCGCCGGATACCCGAAACGCGGCAATCCGATTCTCGGCAAGGTTGTCGGCAGCGACGATCATGAAAAAGACGGCGATGCAGACTTTACTCATGCCGCCGACGGCAAGCCCTATACCACCCTTGGCTATTATGCCGCCCCCGGCGCAGTGAGCGGCGCACGGGCCGACCTCAGCGATGTGGACACAACCGCGGAAACCTATCGCCAGCAGGCCGTCGTTCCGGTCACGAGCGGCGCCCATGGCGGGGAGGACGTCGCGGCCTTCGCCCGGGGTCCGAATGCGGAAGCCCTGCATGGGGTCATGGAACAAAATCTTTTATATGACGTCATGGCCAGGGCGCTCGCATTCCCATAA
- a CDS encoding Thivi_2564 family membrane protein — MSLVHLVIVLIVIGVLLWLVNTYIPMDPKIKRILNAVVVIAVVLWLLQVFGVFNSMPDIRVGR, encoded by the coding sequence ATGTCTCTCGTTCACCTGGTCATAGTCCTGATCGTGATTGGCGTGCTGTTATGGCTCGTCAACACCTACATCCCCATGGACCCAAAGATCAAACGCATCCTCAATGCCGTCGTGGTGATCGCCGTGGTGTTATGGCTGCTGCAAGTGTTCGGTGTGTTTAACTCCATGCCAGATATTCGCGTGGGCCGCTGA
- a CDS encoding lipid-binding SYLF domain-containing protein, with protein MTLTMRSGLFFALMLATAVAAPMALTTPATAASSEDLDRDSRQALHQLYRTHPFAEQLSHKAKAILVFPNIIKAGLVFGGSYGEGELIRGNSVLGYYNSVTGSWGLQAGAQSYGYVVFLMNEKALEYIQETHGWEIGVGPTVVVVNEGAAKNLSTTSLKDDAYAFIFGQEGLMAGVSIEGTKISHIKR; from the coding sequence ATGACATTGACCATGAGATCAGGACTATTTTTCGCCCTCATGCTGGCAACAGCGGTGGCGGCCCCGATGGCCTTGACCACGCCCGCCACAGCCGCCTCGTCTGAGGATCTCGACAGGGATTCCCGGCAGGCCCTGCACCAGCTTTACCGAACCCATCCCTTTGCCGAGCAGCTCTCCCACAAGGCCAAGGCCATTCTGGTGTTTCCGAACATCATCAAGGCCGGTCTCGTGTTCGGCGGCAGTTATGGCGAAGGCGAGCTGATCCGGGGCAATAGCGTGCTTGGCTATTACAACTCCGTGACCGGATCCTGGGGCCTACAGGCCGGGGCGCAGTCTTATGGCTATGTGGTGTTCCTGATGAACGAAAAAGCGCTCGAATATATTCAGGAAACCCATGGCTGGGAAATCGGTGTGGGGCCAACCGTGGTCGTCGTCAATGAAGGCGCCGCCAAAAATCTGTCAACCACCTCATTGAAGGACGATGCCTATGCCTTCATCTTCGGACAGGAAGGACTGATGGCCGGCGTGAGCATCGAGGGCACGAAAATTTCCCATATCAAACGCTGA